From the genome of Methanofollis sp. UBA420:
CATCGCCGTCACGCAGGCCCATGACCTTGACGTCGGTGCCGATCGCCGGGTTTTTCGGCCGATAGACGGTGTCGAGGTAGTCGGAGACGCCCTTGACCAGGCTCTCGGTCTCGCTGAAGGGAGCGTGGCCGACGCCGAAGGAGGTGTCGTTGGCACGCATGATCGCCGAGCCGCCGCAGACCTTGAAGACGTCACGCAGGTCGGTCGAACCGGTCCCCATCCGGCAGTCAACGATGACGTCGCGCTCGAGGTTCATGATGGGGATGATGCTCTTGATGTACGAGCGTGCCGCCTCGACAGCGATCGAGTCAGCCGGAATGTTGATCCCGTCGAAGGTCTTCGTCGCCCTGCCGGTGAGGAGGACGTAGATCGGCTTGACGATCTTCCCGCCGCCGAAGTGGGGGATGGACTCGCCGGCCACGATCTCGCCCTGGTCAGTGTTGTGGTGGAGATAGACACCGCACTCTTCGAGGTACGCCTTACAGAGCGCCCGTGAAACAGCTTCCGCAACGCCGTCGGCGATGCTATCCGGGTGGCCGATGCACTTGCGTTCAATCAGTTCGATCCGCTGGTTCTCTATGGGGGTCTGCTCCAGCCGCTCAACCTTGATGTTTCTGATCATCCGATCCCTCATCTCTATGAATAATTACAAGGATCGAGTCTCATTTAACGGTTTCTATAATTCCGCCTGCGTATGGTTGTTGCCCCCAAAGCGGCCCGATCGCCCTGTTACAGAAAAATGGGTATTTCTGCCAGGAAAAGAAGGAGGGGCGACATATTCCTCGGAGTAATGTCTGCGCCTTTCCGTACCGGGACAACTGTCGCGCCGGGGGATCGAGAGGGTGAAGAGAAGGGCGCCCTGTCGGGAGAGGGATTGGAACGAGAATGAGGGGCGGAGGGCCACAACGGACCTACGTACCCAGGTCGACATCAGGGCCGTGGAGCCAGTTCTGATACTCAGGCGTTGTGTCCTTCATGTCCTCGTACAGCCAGACCATCCGGTCCAGGAACCAGAGTTTGCTCAGGTAGACGACGGCAGTGCCGAAAATAGTGGGCCAGACATTGAGTGCATACACGCCCCATACCACGAAGACCATCCCGACGCCCGAACACGCCGAGAGTATGTTCGGGGCTTTCCGGTGACGCTCCGGCACCGGTATCGCCTTCCTGTTCAACCAGACACGTTCGCCGAACACCGCCTTCGATACCCAGTTGTCCGTCGATTTCGGTCGGGCAAAAAGGCGTGGATTGATCCATGCCCAGATCATCGTACCGGCGATGGGGATAAGCGACCACCAACCCAGCCACGCCCTGCTCCAGAAGGCGAGGATGAGGAGGGGGAGAACGGTGTTTCTGGTCCATACACTCCACGGGTTTGCGTGCCTGGCCCAGGCATCCTCGTCCATCTGAAAGATAGATACGATGGTTTGCTCTATCGTCACGTAAACGAGCATTTGACGATGGCGAGATTTACACGTTGCGGCCGCTGCTCACCCCTCACGCCCATGGTCGGGGAACGCCACCCGTGGCCGCCTGACCGCAAAGGAGGCGTCGAGGTTCCCGGCCATGCGCCGGGCCACCGCTGCCGGGATACCGACGCCCATGATGTCGGGCGGCAGGGCATGGTTCACCGTCGGGTCGGTGGGCCCGATGAAGGCGGAGTCGTGAGGGGCTCCGGCCGCCATGCCGGCAGGGTAGGAGACGAAGGTCGCACACGCCGGCCCCCAGGGAGCAATGACCGGTGAAAATGGGTCGGCGCGGTCGAAGTGGACGAGAGCGGCGATATTCCTGACCTCCTCGGCAGTGCCGAAGAGGCAGAGCGAGCTGACCGCGGCATCGTCCGGCACTGTCCGGCAGGGCCTGATCACGAGATAGCGCCCCGGTGGGGAGACCGGGCCGGCACGTGCAAAACAGGCGTCGACGAGTTCGGGGTCGGCCTTGAGGTACTCGGCCGCCCCGCCCCGCACGTCCGGATGCCCGGTGGAGACGAACCAGCTGATGTCGTCGGAGCGCCCCGAGAATCCCATGTGAGCGAGACCACCCGGACAGCACCCCGTCTTCACGTCCTCGCTCAGGTACAGTGCAGGGGCATCTATCTTCCCGAAGGCCATGCGTATCGCGGCGACGGCGATGCAGCGGTGGACCGAAGGGAGAGGGACAGCATCAACCGGAACCCCCTCCGCCCCGCAGACGACGAGGGGCTCTGCCGAGAGCCGAAAAGCATCCGAAAACCGCTCCCCGATGAGGGAAAATTCAGAACTGTTCACGCCAGGATCACCATCGGAGGGATAGACGAGAGGAGAGAGAAAGGTATTGATCGGGGGGAGGCACCGGGTCGTGCCGGCATGGCCGTGACCCGTTCATCCTCAGGAGGACTTACTCCCGCCACCGGGGAAGTGTCGAGAGGTACTGCCGCACCATCTCCCTCGCTTTTTCGACAGGCATGCCAAGGTGCTCGGCCATCATCGGCGCATATTTCTCGACCGCTGTCTCTTCTGTCAGTTCGGGTTCGACGAACGCACCGCCCCGATAACAGTAGATGCAGTACCTCGCGCTCTGCGACCCGTCCGCCTCTGTTCCAGCGTCTTCGTCCCGTGCAAGGGGCATCCCGCAACTCTCACAGAAGGCAATCTCCCGTCCGGCCCACCTCTTCAAGCATGAGAGTTGTTCTTTGCAGAACGCTTTCGCATTCTCACGAGGAATGTCGAACATCCGCGAGAAGATCGCCCCGCCTTTCTCCGCCATCATATCGATGGTGATGCCGGGTTCGGTGAAGGCACCGTTCTGGTAGCAGTAGGTGCAGTAGTCCTTCGACTTTTCGCCGTCCGCTTCGGTACCGAAGTCGGCCTCTGTTCGCATCGGCATTCCACAGCTCTGGCATGATTTTGCAACTATCTCTTTCATAGGATCTCCTTCGATGGGATCGAGCACCTATCGGTGCTCAATGAGTGAATGGGATGGGGAGACATAAAGATTTCCGGAGGACAGAGGGATGCCCTCCGCCTCGGAACCCGGATGACGCATATGATGGAAGGGCCCTGAAAACGTCCTGAAGATTCCCACTTCACATACGGCCGATCCCGGCACGAACCGCACGGCGACAGGCGTGCCGACGTCATGGCTCTGGACGTTCGGTGACGGGTCGACCTCCACCGACCAGAACCCGCAGCACACCTATACGGAGCCCGACAACTACACCGTCACGCTCGCGATCGAGGGCGGCGCGGAGGTCTGCACGAAAACCGCCTGCATCAAGGTCACGCCGATCCGCTTCGGCGACGCCAACGGCGACGACACCGTGGACCAGGCCGACACCCTGCGGGTGCTCAAGAAGGTCGTCGGGCTGAGAAGTGTGCCGCTGAACGGGACAGACCTCTTCAGGAAGACCGATGTCGATCAGAACGGCGTCATCGGCGTCGGCGACGCCCTCGTCATCGCCCAGTACAATGTCGGGCTGCGTGACGTCTGGTTTGCGACGGTCTGAAGATACCTCGGCATTCTTCGCCGAACCCGGAGAATACCTCCCCCTTTTTTCGGCTCTGGTGAGCGATGAAAAAAAGAAATTCACCCGGTGATCCTGATCTCGGACCGGATCGTGATCGTGCACGCCCCGTCCCTGAAGACCCTGACCAGGCCACCGCTCTCCGAGACCGTGATGCCGACCGCGGGGATCAGGCGGGTGATCGCCGCCGTCGCCCGGTGCCGCCCCCCAAGGCCGCCGGGGAGGTTGACGTCCTTCGCATTCGCGTCAATGTATCGGCCCGCCGCACAGATCAGGCCGTTCCTGTTCACGACAAAGACGCCGTCGAGCTGGGCAAACTCCTTGACGCTCTCCCAGTTCTCGCGGTTCTTGATGTCCCTGAAGGCGGCGTCATGCCCCTTGTACGGGTTCAGGATGGCCTGGTGGGAGTGGCGGCCGATCTCCTCGTCGTCGCCGATGACGAACGCCGTGCCGATCCTCCGGCCTTCCCGCCCCTCGATCGCGATCTCCATCGCCAGGTTGAGGACGGCGTACATCACCTCCCTAGGGACGATGTCTTCGTAGTTCTTGAGGTCGACAAAGTTTTTGGCGCGTTCAAGGTCGTAGACCAGGATCGCGTACGGGAAGACCGCGACGACGTTGCCGTCCTCGAAACGGCGGGTGAGATATATCTGCACGGCCGCGTCGAGCATGTGCTGCTCGCAGACCGAGACGATCTCGTTCATCGAGAGGTCTTTCAGGATGTCGAGCTGGAGGTCCTGCACCCAGATCAGGGGCACCCTGGAGAGACAGGTGCAGGGGCGGGTGAAGGAGACGATCGCCTTCGCCCCGATATCCTCCGCGATCTCGGCGGCCACCCGCATCAGCAGTTCGTCATTCATAGTAAGCCACGGATCATGCCAGGTATCTCTGACGGCCGCGAGGCAACCGCCACACCCATCTTTTTCAGCCTCTCGATCTTGGAGCGTGCGTCTCCTTCGCCGCCCTCGATGATCGCACCGGCATGGCCCATCCGCTTGTTCGGCGGAGCCGTGACGCCGGCGATATAGGAGACGATGGGCAGGTCGGTCGACCTGACCCCTTCCTCCTCCAGATTGCCGCCGACCTCGCCGATGAGGACGACGGCCTTCGTCTGCGGGTCATCCTCGAAGCGGGCCAGGACATCGGCAAAGGTCTGGCCGATGACAGGGTCGCCGCCGATGCCGACGACAGTCGACTGCCCGATGCCCGCCTTCGTCAGTTCGTCGACGACCTCGTAGGTGAGGGTGCCGCTCCGGGAGATGACGCCGACGTGCCCCCGCGTGTACAGGTGGGAGGGCATGATCCCGAGTTTCAGTTCGCCGGGCGAGAGGAGGCCGGGGCAGTTCGGGCCGATGACGCTGCAGCCCGAGAGGT
Proteins encoded in this window:
- a CDS encoding DNA integrity scanning protein DisA nucleotide-binding domain protein gives rise to the protein MNDELLMRVAAEIAEDIGAKAIVSFTRPCTCLSRVPLIWVQDLQLDILKDLSMNEIVSVCEQHMLDAAVQIYLTRRFEDGNVVAVFPYAILVYDLERAKNFVDLKNYEDIVPREVMYAVLNLAMEIAIEGREGRRIGTAFVIGDDEEIGRHSHQAILNPYKGHDAAFRDIKNRENWESVKEFAQLDGVFVVNRNGLICAAGRYIDANAKDVNLPGGLGGRHRATAAITRLIPAVGITVSESGGLVRVFRDGACTITIRSEIRITG
- a CDS encoding DUF6653 family protein, whose amino-acid sequence is MLVYVTIEQTIVSIFQMDEDAWARHANPWSVWTRNTVLPLLILAFWSRAWLGWWSLIPIAGTMIWAWINPRLFARPKSTDNWVSKAVFGERVWLNRKAIPVPERHRKAPNILSACSGVGMVFVVWGVYALNVWPTIFGTAVVYLSKLWFLDRMVWLYEDMKDTTPEYQNWLHGPDVDLGT
- a CDS encoding DUF169 domain-containing protein, whose product is MNSSEFSLIGERFSDAFRLSAEPLVVCGAEGVPVDAVPLPSVHRCIAVAAIRMAFGKIDAPALYLSEDVKTGCCPGGLAHMGFSGRSDDISWFVSTGHPDVRGGAAEYLKADPELVDACFARAGPVSPPGRYLVIRPCRTVPDDAAVSSLCLFGTAEEVRNIAALVHFDRADPFSPVIAPWGPACATFVSYPAGMAAGAPHDSAFIGPTDPTVNHALPPDIMGVGIPAAVARRMAGNLDASFAVRRPRVAFPDHGREG
- the sucD gene encoding succinate--CoA ligase subunit alpha; its protein translation is MIYGDKNTAVIVQGATGKQGSFHIKLMNEYAREVGGKGVVAGVTPGKGGQEVCGVPVYNTVKEALAEHDATASVLFVPASAAGDSIMEAAHAGLDLVVAITEHIPVHDAMKAVAYADLSGCSVIGPNCPGLLSPGELKLGIMPSHLYTRGHVGVISRSGTLTYEVVDELTKAGIGQSTVVGIGGDPVIGQTFADVLARFEDDPQTKAVVLIGEVGGNLEEEGVRSTDLPIVSYIAGVTAPPNKRMGHAGAIIEGGEGDARSKIERLKKMGVAVASRPSEIPGMIRGLL
- a CDS encoding zinc ribbon domain-containing protein, encoding MKEIVAKSCQSCGMPMRTEADFGTEADGEKSKDYCTYCYQNGAFTEPGITIDMMAEKGGAIFSRMFDIPRENAKAFCKEQLSCLKRWAGREIAFCESCGMPLARDEDAGTEADGSQSARYCIYCYRGGAFVEPELTEETAVEKYAPMMAEHLGMPVEKAREMVRQYLSTLPRWRE
- a CDS encoding PKD domain-containing protein yields the protein MPTSHTADPGTNRTATGVPTSWLWTFGDGSTSTDQNPQHTYTEPDNYTVTLAIEGGAEVCTKTACIKVTPIRFGDANGDDTVDQADTLRVLKKVVGLRSVPLNGTDLFRKTDVDQNGVIGVGDALVIAQYNVGLRDVWFATV
- a CDS encoding methionine adenosyltransferase codes for the protein MIRNIKVERLEQTPIENQRIELIERKCIGHPDSIADGVAEAVSRALCKAYLEECGVYLHHNTDQGEIVAGESIPHFGGGKIVKPIYVLLTGRATKTFDGINIPADSIAVEAARSYIKSIIPIMNLERDVIVDCRMGTGSTDLRDVFKVCGGSAIMRANDTSFGVGHAPFSETESLVKGVSDYLDTVYRPKNPAIGTDVKVMGLRDGDAITLTLAVAMVDRYLADIGEYVETVEKLKETITEIAPRFTTRKVHVDVNTADDLTAGSVFLTVNGTSAEMGDDGSVGRGNRCNGLITPNRPMSMEATSGKNPINHIGKIYNLLATQLGNTCVAEVDGIEEIYVRLLSQIGHPVDQPLVASAKVIPKPGYDMKTIQPAVEAIIDTGLENICDITEKVVRGELNTF